A region of the Labeo rohita strain BAU-BD-2019 chromosome 5, IGBB_LRoh.1.0, whole genome shotgun sequence genome:
acagAATAAAGAGAGTGAGTATGTAGTGAAATATACTGCCTCACCTGATCGCATCAATAATGCCTCCAAGGATTTTCGGGACTAGAAACATCTCGTGGCACAAATGGTTCAGTCACTTCCTGAAAGGAAGAAAAGAGCTAGAACTGAATTGTTAAACAACACATAAAGGTattcatatgtatatatgtgtataatcAACGAATACACAGAATATTCATAATAACACAAGTAACacttaaatgtcacttttgttAAAGGTTAATAGAAAAATGTGAACACAGTGTGTTTGTGAATGTCAATCATCTGAGTGTTGACACAATGCGGACACACCCACTGCAAATATGTCTGCATCCATGCACCACCCACAATAAATAACCGCAAGAAAAAAACCCTCATAGTTTCAAATCGAAGCATGTATAAATTCGCATGTAAATACTCTAAACAACCGTTTGCAAGAGACTGAGAGTTCACGAGTAATTCAGGGGTGTTTTCAACTCTTCAGACCGCTTTAAAAACAAACGATACTGCACAATTATCTTGCTGACAAACGGTTTTCGTCTCCTGACAACAGTATTTGTTAGTCCTCTTTGAAAAATGGTtagcatttatatattaatgtgGGAAATCAagcaattatatattaatagatGCTCAGCTAAATTTGGATGCGAGTAGAACATGCTAGCAGGCTAAACCAGCTAACGTTATCCGACATGACTACAAGTTAAACAATCGCACGTAACATTAATTTAACGCATACTATTTTGCTACTATATGTGTAAATATGGCAATATGGTGTGTTAAGGGCGTAGAAAGATTAAACTCACCAGTTAGCAGCGGAAGGTAATGTAAACTATCGTTTGTCACACGGCAGTACGGTGCATCTGACAGGCTACGCAGATTCCACAAGTTACGCAAACGGCATAACGCCTGAGTGAAAACACCAACCCCCACAAGGAAGACACGCAAACATCGTAGAAAAAGACCTGCCCATATTTCCAAGAATTTTAGGAGGGGAAGACTAAAACACCTGGGCAACGAGGTGCAGTTTGTATGTCAGATTATGCAGGATtatacaaatgtataaaaaaacaattctacAACAGTCCATAAATACATCAGTTTATTTGTTGCAAAACagacatttctttattttttcactaGAAATGCTCAATGTAGATGTGTTTGTACATTCAAAGGCTGCTGCATACATGCCACTCGGTATCtgtaataaaatgtctttacaaACACCAATGCTCTGCATGTACAATAATATATTGTAGACAATTTGCATTTCCCCACTTTCCTTTGTGGGTGTAAACCTGTTTGGCTGGTTCACAGTTCAGGCAAGTCTCTGAAAGTCTCACTTCTTGCCAAGCAACAGATTGGCCCGGATGACTTTAGGAACGTGGCGAATGGTAAGAGACACTCTTGTGCTGCGGGGCAGCGTGTCGCCCACCTGAGCCCCCGTTGATGAAAGATTCGCCACGTGCTCTGACAAAATATCCTCACAAACTCCACGAATACCGTGCAGATAAATCTTGTACATGTCATCCTGGAGAATCAACAGACTTCTTTGTTGTACCAACACTGATAGCATGTAGCGGCTTTCTTCTGTTTGGGGAATTTCAGACTGGGGGGAGAGTAGGAGAACGTTAAGAGACATGTGTTTGATAGTTTGACAGCATGCCAGAATTTGTCTGCTGTTACCTGAGTCTGACAAACAGGCTTGTAGAAATCCAGAAGTGTATGAGAACCCAGACTGATAGTTGTTACTGTGGGGTGATACAGTGGTCCATCCTCATGAGGCTGAGAAAGAGGGAAACAaggataaaatgaaaaaaggtaGGTTAAAAATGATTACTACAGGAAATTAAAAGGTAATGCACTCTCGTTACCATAATTCCCTCCCCGGGCTTGTATTCATTTACAAGCACATGATTAGCTGTCTTTCCAGCAAAAGCTCCAAGAGCTGATATTTTCTCTGTGTACTTTAGCAACCAATCAGGGAGTTTCTCAGCAAGCATTCCTTTGGGATTTGGCAATCcacctaaaaaaagaaaaaacaaaccaatcaatgcttcatttttttttctttaactccATATTAAGTGAGAGGTAGTCGCATGTCAATCTGTCAAGAATAAAAGAGCTACAACTTCACAGGGCACAGCTTCTAACTCGTAataatttgtaaagaaatgtttcttgtagACATGAAtagacaaacatttttaaatgtcatcaaacaaaaataagataaagtacagtagtcaacatttgaagtggatcaaaacctttcatcaaagttgtcctaaaaccaaaacaatacctcttctaatg
Encoded here:
- the alkbh6 gene encoding alpha-ketoglutarate-dependent dioxygenase alkB homolog 6, whose translation is MANPCDIAADLGKYIVKEAPPTVYYVPNFITEAEEEYLLQQVYRAPKPKWTQLSGRRLQNWGGLPNPKGMLAEKLPDWLLKYTEKISALGAFAGKTANHVLVNEYKPGEGIMPHEDGPLYHPTVTTISLGSHTLLDFYKPVCQTQSEIPQTEESRYMLSVLVQQRSLLILQDDMYKIYLHGIRGVCEDILSEHVANLSSTGAQVGDTLPRSTRVSLTIRHVPKVIRANLLLGKK